The Apium graveolens cultivar Ventura chromosome 6, ASM990537v1, whole genome shotgun sequence genome contains a region encoding:
- the LOC141664929 gene encoding LOW QUALITY PROTEIN: G-type lectin S-receptor-like serine/threonine-protein kinase B120 (The sequence of the model RefSeq protein was modified relative to this genomic sequence to represent the inferred CDS: substituted 1 base at 1 genomic stop codon) encodes MTKIYKNTRIISLCLIILIYDAYVVLSQTSVSKLLMQGEVMKDDGEIMTSDNQDFAFGFFSPGNSSFRYVGVWYYSIQDKTVVWVANRNNPISGRNGLLSFGDDGNLRLTNGNDSNIIWSTNTSSESRNSSITLRDTGNLALCRSEDIDNNNKALWQSFSHPTDTFLPEMRVYAMSQTQNLIKLVSWRSPSDPSEGNYSMAFDPRGSPQIVVWEGLNHRIWRSGHWNGLIFIGVPNSRARFASGFGTTTDSNRDTYFTYTAADRSQFVRFNILSDGKTNQLIWDDSKQVWNVALSQPTDECGIYNRCGDFGLCSMNDPERCSCIEGFGPKSEDEWLRGNWSGGCIRKKALKCDKNGTNDGFLHMEKVKLPDFADVLASETTVEGCEDKCTKNCSCIAYGYVVGIGCMVYGGELIDIEHLEGGNTLYIRVSNSELGGKKSVSSAAIIAIAVVGTIVIGIIMWAFWRFRGKIKVSWKKQSTSLLTAPGRSQELSAEFLGVDELSAEGKQGTGPHLPLFSFSFVELATNYFAIQNKLGQGGFGPVYKGILPGGQEVAVKRLSKMSGQGLEEFKTEVILIAKLQHRNLVRLLGCCIEGEEKLLIYEYMPNKSLDSFLFDARQRSQLDWSRRYTIIEGVARGLLYLHRDSRLRIIHRDLKASNILLDEEMQPKISDFGMARIFGGNQIEANTIRVVGTYGYMSPEYAMEGLFSVKSDVYSFGVLLLEIVSGQRNNTFHSPESTNLTRYAWNLWKDGKTEEMIDPIIVDSRKIVLQCIHVGMLCVQMSAAHRPTMSQVLNMLESESASLPMPRVPDMSSMNSVEMESAMRDHDINLSSTEVTVTEVIGRYLGIWFNKVPVQHVVWVANRNDPIVTKDAVFKINADGNIVIFSNKTATKPLWCSNISDNVGTMNPTAKLLDSGNLELTVAEGSNGRKRIWQSFDYPTDTILPGMKLGLDRKTGLNRVMTSWKSEDNPAEGDYIMTLETKGLPHNSSTTNCTCLPGYEYESDHVHCKEKSKDLLTCGKGKGEGFVSLTGIKLPDSRSARYIANFSLRECEVECLKSCKCNSYASANVQVGGKGCYVWEGELNDIKAYQDGQHFYLRVDSVELAYGTDRSKKSSRINIKKRIPTVVIVLIVIFGVILLLSCLYACRKHTERKGQRQKQRYRDMMLAGSDAETNNDFTTVNNFTGNSNIDLTFFDLDTIIRATNNFSPAKRLGQGSFGPVFKGELSNGQEIAVKRLSRTSGQGICEFKNEALLIAKLQHRNLVRLLGCCIDEEEKMLIYEYMPNKSLDYFIFDERKKLMLNWRKRHEIIVGIARGILYLHQDSRLKIIHRDLKASNILLDVELNPKISDFGTARIFGGNXVEANTCRVVGTFGYMSPEYALDGFFSVKSDVYSFGVLLLEIISGKKNRYFEDIPNSSLIKHTSQVWESWSKGRALEIADTSIPKDFLPAVEVLRCLQVGLLCVQDNAADRPTMATKQHFHLQSSLWLLFIEVLIILLQRQLGQDRLL; translated from the exons ATGACAAAGATTTACAAAAACACAAGAATTATTAGTCTCTGTCTCATCATATTGATCTATGATGCTTATGTTGTACTTTCACAAACTTCAGTTAGCAAGCTGCTTATGCAAGGTGAGGTGATGAAAGATGATGGTGAGATCATGACATCAGATAACCAAGACTTTGCTTTTGGTTTCTTCAGTCCAGGTAACTCATCTTTTAGATATGTTGGTGTGTGGTATTATAGTATTCAAGATAAAACAGTTGTGTGGGTTGCAAATAGAAACAATCCTATCTCTGGGAGAAATGGTTTGTTAAGCTTTGGAGATGATGGGAATTTGAGACTTACAAATGGGAATGATTCTAACATAATATGGTCCACTAATACTTCATCAGAATCAAGAAACTCTTCTATAACTCTTAGGGATACTGGAAATCTTGCTCTTTGCAGAAGTGAAGATATTGATAATAATAACAAAGCTTTGTGGCAAAGCTTTAGTCATCCAACAGATACATTTTTGCCAGAAATGAGAGTTTATGCAATGTCTCAGACTCAAAATCTTATAAAACTTGTTTCTTGGAGAAGTCCTAGTGATCCTTCAGAAGGAAACTATTCTATGGCATTTGATCCACGAGGATCACCGCAGATAGTTGTTTGGGAAGGATTGAATCATCGAATATGGAGAAGTGGCCACTGGAATGGCCTGATATTTATTGGTGTGCCTAATAGTAGGGCACGATTTGCCTCCGGTTTTGGGACAACAACTGATAGTAATAGAGACACATACTTCACTTATACCGCTGCAGACAGATCACAATTCGTAAGATTTAATATTTTGTCAGATGGAAAGACTAATCAGTTGATTTGGGATGATAGTAAGCAAGTTTGGAATGTGGCACTGTCACAGCCAACTGATGAATGCGGAATTTATAATAGATGTGGGGATTTTGGACTTTGTAGTATGAATGATCCAGAAAGATGTAGTTGTATCGAAGGGTTTGGTCCAAAATCCGAAGATGAGTGGCTTAGAGGAAATTGGTCTGGTGGATGCATTAGGAAGAAGGCTCTTAAGTGTGACAAGAATGGTACTAATGACGGGTTTTTGCACATGGAGAAGGTAAAATTACCTGATTTTGCAGATGTTTTGGCCAGCGAAACAACTGTCGAGGGATGTGAAGATAAATGCACAAAGAATTGTTCCTGTATTGCCTATGGATACGTAGTTGGAATTGGCTGCATGGTTTATGGTGGTGAATTGATCGATATTGAACATCTTGAAGGTGGCAATACACTGTATATCCGTGTATCAAATTCTGAACTTG GAGGTAAGAAGAGTGTATCAAGTGCAGCAATTATAGCAATTGCAGTAGTTGGAACAATTGTAATTGGAATTATAATGTGGGCTTTCTGGAGATTCCGAGGAAAAATTAAGG TCTCATGGAAGAAGCAGAGTACTTCACTGCTAACTGCCCCGGGCAGAAGTCAAGAATTATCTGCGGAATTTTTGGGAGTCGATGAGCTATCTGCTGAAGGGAAGCAAGGTACTGGACCACATTTGCCACTATTCAGCTTCAGTTTTGTGGAATTAGCCACTAATTATTTCGCAATCCAGAACAAACTTGGTCAAGGGGGCTTTGGTCCTGTATACAAG GGAATTTTACCTGGGGGACAAGAAGTGGCAGTTAAGAGGCTTTCAAAAATGTCTGGACAAGGCTTAGAAGAATTTAAAACTGAAGTGATACTGATAGCCAAGCTGCAGCATCGAAATCTCGTTAGACTGCTTGGCTGTTGCATTGAAGGGGAAGAAAAATTGTTAATTTACGAATACATGCCTAACAAAAGTTTGGATTCATTTCTTTTTG ATGCTCGGCAAAGATCGCAACTGGACTGGAGTAGACGGTATACAATCATCGAAGGAGTTGCACGAGGGCTACTCTATCTTCATCGAGATTCTAGACTTAGAATAATTCATCGAGATCTAAAAGCTAGCAATATCTTGTTAGATGAAGAAATGCAGCCAAAAATTTCAGATTTTGGCATGGCAAGAATATTTGGAGGGAACCAAATTGAAGCCAATACAATACGAGTTGTTGGTACATA TGGTTACATGTCCCCGGAATATGCAATGGAGGGCCTATTCTCTGTAAAATCTGATGTATATAGCTTTGGCGTGTTACTATTAGAAATTGTCAGCGGTCAGAGAAATAATACTTTTCACTCTCCTGAAAGCACTAATCTTACTCGATAT GCATGGAACTTATGGAAAGATGGTAAAACTGAGGAGATGATTGATCCTATAATTGTGGATTCTCGTAAAATTGTACTGCAATGCATACATGTCGGAATGTTGTGTGTGCAGATGTCTGCAGCACACAGACCAACTATGTCACAAGTTCTTAATATGTTAGAGAGCGAGAGTGCTAGTCTTCCGATGCCTAGAGTTCCGGACATGTCATCAATGAACTCTGTAGAGATGGAGTCAGCTATGCGAGATCATGATATTAATTTATCCTCCACGGAAGTAACTGTTACAGAAGTGATCGGAAG ATACTTGGGTATATGGTTCAACAAAGTTCCAGTACAGCATGTAGTTTGGGTCGCTAATAGGAATGACCCTATAGTGACCAAAGATGCTGTTTTCAAGATCAATGCTGATGGTAACATTGTGATTTTCTCTAATAAAACTGCGACAAAACCTCTGTGGTGCAGCAATATATCTGACAATGTAGGCACAATGAACCCAACTGCCAAATTACTGGATTCTGGCAATTTAGAATTAACTGTTGCGGAAGGATCAAATGGTCGCAAAAGGATCTGGCAAAGCTTTGATTATCCGACAGATACTATTTTGCCCGGGATGAAACTTGGGCTGGATAGGAAGACTGGTCTGAACAGGGTTATGACATCTTGGAAGTCAGAGGATAACCCAGCCGAAGGAGACTATATTATGACGTTGGAAACCAAAGGGCTGCCTCA CAATAGCAGTACTACTAACTGCACCTGTTTGCCAGGGTACGAATATGAATCAGATCATGTACATTGCAAGGAAAAAAGTAAAGATCTGCTCACATGTGGAAAAGGTAAAGGAGAAGGATTTGTGAGTTTAACTGGCATAAAGCTTCCAGATTCAAGAAGTGCAAGATATATTGCTAATTTCAGCTTAAGAGAGTGTGAAGTTGAGTGTTTGAAGAGTTGCAAGTGCAATAGTTATGCTAGTGCTAATGTCCAGGTAGGTGGAAAAGGTTGCTATGTATGGGAAGGTGAATTAAATGATATCAAAGCATATCAAGATGGCCAGCACTTTTATTTGCGAGTTGATTCAGTAGAGCTTG CCTATGGAACAGATCGTTCAAAGAAGTCTAGCAGGATTAATATAAAGAAGAGGATTCCTACTGTAGTCATCGTCTTGATTGTTATTTTTGGTGTGATTCTGCTGTTAAGTTGCCTTTACGCGTGTAGAAAACACACTGAGAGAAAAG GCCAAAGGCAAAAACAAAGGTACCGGGATATGATGCTTGCAGGTTCAGATGCAGAGACAAACAATGATTTTACCACTGTCAACAACTTTACAGGAAACAGCAACATAGATTTGACATTCTTCGATTTAGATACCATCATAAGAGCAACAAACAACTTCTCACCAGCTAAAAGACTTGGACAAGGCAGTTTTGGTCCAGTTTTTAAG GGTGAATTATCAAATGGACAGGAAATAGCTGTGAAGAGGCTATCGAGAACCTCAGGCCAAGGGATTTGTGAATTTAAGAATGAGGCTTTGCTAATAGCAAAACTTCAACACAGGAATCTTGTCAGACTTCTTGGATGTTGCAttgatgaagaagaaaagatGCTAATCTATGAGTACATGCCTAACAAAAGCCTGGACTATTTTATTTTTG ACGAAAGGAAGAAATTAATGTTAAATTGGAGAAAGCGCCATGAGATTATTGTTGGAATTGCACGAGGGATCTTGTACCTACATCAAGACTCCAGGCTAAAaatcattcacagagatttaaAAGCTAGTAATATTCTTCTTGATGTAGAGTTGAATCCTAAAATCTCTGACTTCGGAACAGCAAGAATATTTGGAGGGAATTAGGTAGAAGCAAACACCTGCAGAGTGGTCGGAACCTT TGGTTATATGTCACCAGAGTATGCTCTAGATGGCTTTTTCTCTGTAAAATCAGATGTTTATAGTTTCGGCGTCCTTCTACTGGAGATCATTAGTGGAAAGAAGAACAGATATTTTGAGGACATCCCTAATTCAAGTCTGATCAAGCAT ACTTCACAGGTATGGGAATCATGGAGCAAAGGCAGGGCCTTGGAGATTGCAGACACATCAATACCTAAGGATTTTCTTCCAGCAGTTGAAGTTTTGCGATGCCTACAAGTAGGGCTCTTATGCGTGCAGGACAATGCAGCAGACAGACCGACAATGGCAACGAAACAACACTTCCATCTCCAAAGCAGCCTATGGTTGCTGTTTATAGAAGTGCTGATAATACTGCTACAACGTCAGCTGGGACAAGATCGTCTTCTGTAA